A single region of the Triticum dicoccoides isolate Atlit2015 ecotype Zavitan chromosome 2B, WEW_v2.0, whole genome shotgun sequence genome encodes:
- the LOC119368598 gene encoding uncharacterized protein LOC119368598, with the protein MGFNLLVAFAAARGFVQVFHLSAPSQSPLNLWLPLARHLPEACAALCGVLAAQVAWLRRAYARGGTVWSRRSRDDVDVLRQALLDVSY; encoded by the coding sequence ATGGGGTTTAACCTGCTGGTGGCGTTcgcggcggcgaggggcttcgtGCAGGTGTTCCACCTGTCGGCGCCGTCGCAGTCGCCGCTCAACCTCTGGCTGCCGCTCGCCCGCCACCTGCCCGAGGCCTGCGCTGCCCTCTGCGGCGTGCTCGCCGCCCAAGTCGCGTGGCTGCGCCGCGCCTATGCGCGCGGTGGCACCGTCTGGAGCCGCCGCAGCCGCGACGACGTCGACGTCCTCCGCCAGGCGCTGCTCGACGTCTCCTACTGA